The following coding sequences lie in one Planktothrix sp. FACHB-1365 genomic window:
- a CDS encoding alpha/beta fold hydrolase, whose protein sequence is MTKVLSHFIQIKEAKIHFLEVGNSQNPSVLFLHGASFKAETWQEIGTLELMGQNQYHAIAVDLPGYGKSQSLSGNRVELLLEIIDHLNLSGCVLVSPSMSGNYSLPFIVQHSDRLGGFVAVAPVGIPQMVEHLQGISLPTLAIWGSNDRIVPLDHAKLLQQFMPNVQIVILEQAGHACYMKATPKFHEHLMEFVNRINSHS, encoded by the coding sequence ATGACTAAAGTTTTATCACATTTTATTCAAATTAAAGAAGCAAAAATTCATTTCTTAGAAGTAGGAAACTCTCAAAATCCATCGGTTTTATTCCTTCATGGGGCTAGTTTTAAAGCCGAGACTTGGCAAGAGATTGGAACCCTAGAATTGATGGGTCAAAACCAATATCATGCTATTGCTGTGGATCTCCCTGGATATGGCAAATCTCAATCCTTGAGCGGAAATCGAGTTGAGCTTTTATTAGAGATCATTGATCATCTGAACTTATCAGGGTGCGTGTTAGTCTCTCCTTCCATGAGTGGGAATTATAGCTTACCCTTTATCGTGCAACATTCAGATCGCTTAGGGGGATTTGTTGCTGTTGCTCCCGTGGGTATCCCTCAGATGGTAGAACATTTACAAGGAATTTCACTGCCAACCTTAGCGATTTGGGGAAGTAATGATAGAATTGTTCCATTGGATCACGCAAAGTTACTTCAACAATTCATGCCCAATGTACAAATTGTGATTTTGGAACAAGCCGGTCATGCTTGTTACATGAAAGCAACTCCTAAGTTTCATGAACATCTCATGGAATTTGTGAACCGTATAAACTCTCATTCATAA
- a CDS encoding cyclic nucleotide-binding domain-containing protein: MTHKTEKALFLLGGLSDDDLSWIINKAKIEKLPPGERLIYEGRPINALYFVLSGLLTVVIGSKEDRELAQITTGEVVGEVSFIDSRPPLATVKALETTQVLAISRFELNSKLHHDSKFAARFYHGLSLCLASRMRGTIRRLGYDDLTEYEIDVLEPEEFSEQTKEFLVLAQAKFNWLVQNLRARE, encoded by the coding sequence ATGACTCACAAAACAGAAAAAGCACTTTTTCTTTTAGGCGGACTCAGCGATGATGATCTCAGCTGGATTATCAATAAAGCAAAAATAGAAAAACTGCCCCCCGGCGAACGGTTAATTTATGAAGGACGCCCCATTAATGCCCTTTATTTTGTATTGAGTGGATTGTTAACGGTGGTGATAGGGTCGAAAGAAGATCGAGAATTAGCCCAAATTACCACAGGGGAAGTCGTTGGAGAAGTATCTTTTATTGATAGTCGCCCACCTTTAGCAACGGTTAAAGCGTTAGAAACCACTCAAGTTTTAGCCATTTCTCGTTTTGAACTCAATAGCAAACTTCACCATGATTCTAAATTTGCTGCCCGATTTTATCATGGTTTATCCCTATGTTTAGCCAGTCGGATGCGAGGCACAATTCGACGTTTAGGTTATGATGATCTTACAGAATATGAAATAGATGTACTAGAACCTGAAGAATTTAGTGAACAGACCAAAGAATTTTTAGTTTTAGCGCAAGCTAAATTTAATTGGTTAGTTCAAAATCTCCGAGCTAGGGAATAA
- a CDS encoding glycosyltransferase family 39 protein produces MPTFEPQTPRIRFVYHQLQSPAFRQWVPLILIVILGTILRLDQIGTESIWADEHSSIRDAESLKLKPRLFYSLFLRFWMVFGESDSWLRLSSVPFSLGVIVLVYLLTLKVANRWTALMAALMMAVSPFFVGYAQEIRMYSMSTFFSLLGTVALTDALEKPTKQSIVVWIMGRLFSLLATPINVLLIVPDLILIIWRFKNQKETLIRIGQGLIVLGLIWLPFAYTLIKAIPNFLNDWIAKTPKPNLLLIPGKLINFTAFWNIKVVRAWYESSQNLTGLGWEKLVYYFYVFYNLILVFLLILALLKVIKQVRRKSTQPKLLWIATWAIVPFLMLLSGSYISGSLMVDRYLAFIAPYYLILITVGFQTIFQKYRLIAWGLAVVYLIALTGGLTHYYTHLYHDDWKGIVALIEAEKKPGDAIGFYALGWEPHLALPRYYQGSLPLQSLANPHIDYPQKLNEEFASKILDSLPKNHSRYWLVLYPETDVEMIQKVMKEKYEVLRHEVYPNLMNGSPQVFLIQPKEAKILK; encoded by the coding sequence ATGCCAACATTTGAACCGCAAACGCCGCGAATCCGATTTGTTTATCATCAATTACAATCCCCAGCATTTCGACAATGGGTTCCTTTGATTTTAATTGTAATATTAGGAACAATATTACGCCTTGATCAGATCGGCACCGAAAGCATTTGGGCCGATGAACATTCTAGTATTCGAGATGCAGAAAGCTTAAAACTTAAACCTCGGCTTTTTTATTCTTTATTTCTGCGGTTTTGGATGGTGTTTGGAGAAAGTGATAGTTGGTTAAGATTATCTTCTGTTCCCTTCAGTTTGGGTGTGATTGTTCTTGTATATTTACTCACTTTAAAAGTGGCGAATCGTTGGACAGCTTTAATGGCTGCTTTGATGATGGCTGTTTCTCCTTTTTTTGTCGGTTACGCTCAAGAAATTCGGATGTATTCAATGAGTACATTTTTCTCTTTATTGGGAACAGTTGCTTTAACCGATGCTTTAGAAAAGCCTACCAAACAATCAATCGTTGTCTGGATTATGGGTCGATTATTTTCGCTTTTAGCAACCCCCATTAATGTGTTATTAATCGTTCCTGATTTAATTTTGATTATTTGGAGATTTAAAAATCAAAAAGAAACTTTAATTAGGATAGGACAAGGATTAATTGTTCTGGGATTAATTTGGCTTCCTTTTGCCTATACGTTAATTAAAGCCATCCCCAACTTTTTAAATGATTGGATTGCTAAAACTCCCAAGCCAAACCTTTTATTGATTCCCGGTAAATTAATTAACTTTACTGCTTTTTGGAACATAAAAGTAGTGCGAGCATGGTATGAATCTAGTCAGAATCTAACAGGGTTAGGATGGGAAAAATTGGTTTATTATTTTTATGTCTTTTACAATCTAATTTTAGTCTTTTTACTAATCCTTGCTTTACTCAAAGTCATTAAACAAGTTAGACGAAAATCAACTCAACCGAAATTATTGTGGATTGCAACTTGGGCTATTGTCCCCTTTCTAATGTTGTTGTCAGGCTCCTATATTAGCGGTTCATTGATGGTTGATCGATATTTAGCCTTTATTGCACCCTATTACTTAATTCTAATAACGGTGGGATTTCAAACTATATTTCAAAAATATCGTTTAATTGCTTGGGGTCTTGCCGTGGTTTATTTAATCGCACTAACGGGAGGATTAACCCATTATTATACCCATTTATATCATGATGATTGGAAAGGAATTGTAGCGTTAATTGAAGCCGAGAAAAAACCAGGTGATGCGATTGGATTTTATGCTCTAGGATGGGAACCCCATCTAGCTTTACCCCGCTATTATCAAGGGTCATTGCCACTCCAATCTTTAGCTAATCCCCATATCGATTATCCTCAAAAACTAAATGAAGAATTCGCCTCTAAAATATTAGATTCATTACCGAAAAATCATTCTCGATATTGGTTGGTCTTGTATCCCGAAACCGATGTAGAAATGATTCAGAAAGTTATGAAAGAAAAATATGAGGTTTTACGTCATGAAGTTTATCCTAATCTCATGAATGGTTCTCCTCAAGTATTTTTAATCCAGCCTAAAGAGGCTAAAATTTTAAAATAA
- a CDS encoding ABC transporter ATP-binding protein, with amino-acid sequence MKQKQPSSYRELIPYIRTQGQTIAKALVCTLAFTVFWPLLAWLAGQMAGYIGAGNVSAIAQLAGVAAVVFLVRGTVQYGQDTLMAKAALTISLELRKQVYRHLQRLNIGYFETTKTGDLAYRLTEDIDRIGEVINKFFHQFVPCILQLIVVLGYMIYLNWQLTLATLIIAPFMAVLIGWFGEKLLTFTRHSQNRVSNLAALLTEVFGGIRLVQAFAAEEYEINRFSLEAEQNRKAKYLAEQVKALQFVVVGFLEAMSVILLFFLGGWQISQGNLTGSGFISYIAAVALLIDPISLTTSNYSDFKQGQASCDRIFELLAVQPTVLEKPDAFILPHVTGKVEYYNVNFTYPKTDFSQSQDNNQPVLQNLNLCVKPGEMVALVGPSGAGKTTLVSLLPRFYDRQSGTIKIDDIDIQDVTLKSLRRQIGIVPQDITLFSGTIAQNIAFGQAYYDLKDVEAAAKIANADSFIMQFPNGYQTLVGERGVNLSGGQRQRIAIARAVLLNPRILILDEATSALDSESEALVQEALERLMQDRTVFIIAHRLATVRRATRILVLEQGQIVESGTHQELLEKGERYALFYAQQFES; translated from the coding sequence TTGAAACAAAAACAACCTTCTAGTTACCGGGAATTAATTCCTTATATTCGCACCCAAGGACAAACAATTGCTAAAGCCTTGGTTTGTACCCTTGCCTTTACCGTATTTTGGCCGTTATTAGCCTGGTTAGCCGGACAAATGGCAGGTTATATTGGCGCCGGAAATGTCTCTGCTATCGCTCAATTAGCGGGAGTAGCGGCCGTTGTTTTCCTGGTGCGGGGAACGGTACAATATGGTCAGGATACCCTGATGGCAAAAGCTGCCTTAACGATTTCTCTGGAATTAAGAAAACAAGTTTATCGTCATTTACAACGGCTGAATATTGGCTATTTTGAAACTACAAAAACCGGGGATCTCGCCTATCGCCTCACGGAAGATATTGACCGTATTGGGGAAGTCATTAATAAATTTTTCCATCAATTTGTTCCTTGTATTTTACAGTTAATTGTAGTTTTGGGATATATGATTTATCTCAATTGGCAATTAACCCTCGCCACGTTAATTATTGCCCCGTTTATGGCGGTGTTAATTGGTTGGTTTGGCGAAAAATTATTAACCTTTACTCGCCATAGCCAAAACCGAGTTTCTAATTTAGCCGCGTTATTAACAGAAGTGTTTGGAGGAATTCGGTTAGTCCAAGCATTTGCGGCGGAAGAATATGAAATTAATCGCTTTAGTTTAGAAGCGGAACAAAATCGCAAAGCCAAATATTTAGCTGAACAAGTCAAAGCTTTACAATTTGTAGTGGTTGGCTTTTTAGAAGCCATGAGTGTGATTTTGTTATTCTTTTTAGGAGGATGGCAAATCTCCCAAGGAAATTTAACCGGAAGTGGGTTTATTAGTTATATTGCGGCGGTGGCGTTATTAATTGATCCCATCTCTTTAACTACGAGTAATTATAGTGATTTTAAACAAGGTCAAGCTTCTTGCGATCGCATTTTTGAACTGTTAGCCGTGCAGCCAACGGTTCTTGAAAAACCCGATGCTTTTATTTTACCCCATGTGACCGGAAAAGTCGAATATTATAACGTTAATTTTACTTATCCTAAAACGGATTTTTCTCAAAGTCAAGATAACAATCAACCAGTTTTACAGAATCTCAATTTATGTGTTAAACCAGGGGAAATGGTGGCTTTAGTGGGGCCGTCGGGAGCCGGAAAAACAACCTTAGTGAGTTTATTACCCCGATTTTATGATCGCCAGTCAGGAACTATTAAAATTGATGATATTGATATTCAAGATGTCACCTTAAAAAGTCTGCGGCGACAAATTGGGATTGTTCCCCAAGATATTACCTTATTTTCAGGAACCATTGCTCAAAATATTGCCTTTGGTCAAGCTTATTATGACTTAAAAGATGTGGAAGCCGCTGCAAAAATTGCCAATGCGGATTCGTTTATTATGCAGTTTCCCAATGGCTATCAAACCCTGGTTGGAGAACGGGGAGTGAATTTATCTGGGGGACAACGACAACGAATTGCCATTGCTAGGGCTGTTTTATTAAACCCTAGAATCTTAATTTTAGATGAAGCCACATCAGCCTTAGATTCGGAGTCAGAAGCGTTAGTTCAAGAAGCCTTAGAACGATTAATGCAGGATCGAACTGTTTTTATTATTGCTCATCGTTTAGCAACGGTTAGACGGGCTACTCGAATTTTAGTCTTAGAACAAGGTCAAATTGTGGAATCAGGAACCCATCAAGAACTATTAGAAAAAGGCGAACGTTATGCTTTATTTTATGCTCAACAATTTGAGTCATAA
- a CDS encoding GH116 family glycosyl hydrolase, with product MTHSSPINNIPESTWSRPIGLGWEKPYTVRYASNLDDGPWHGMPLGGLGAGCIGRSSRGDFNLWHLDGGEHIFRNLPACQFSVFEEINGQKKACALSTEPPEDGSLAAWNWYPNPTNYPEQTGIYHALYPRSWFVYENVFSAQLTCEQFSPVWAKNYQESSYPIAIFEWIAHNPTDEPITLSILLTWENTIGWFTNSLASPEVKVRDDGSPVYEYQPRWGNSDGSVNRLVEDFHRIGCLMTRLSTNEEVREGEGQMAIATIINPAVEVYYQTRWNPTGSGEDIWHCFAEDGTLLDQESEHPAKEGERIAVALAVKFTIRPGKTRKIPFYLAWDLPITEFASGINYYRRYTDFFGRNGHNAWSMIRTAMKHSDTWREQIELWQNPILQRQDLPNWFKMALFNELYLLTDGGALWTAADERDPVGQFAVLECLDYRWYESLDVRLYGSFSLLMLWPELEKSILIAYSRAISQGDNTPRIIGYNQASAIRKAVGATPHDLGAPNEHPWEKTNYTSYQDCNLWKDLPCDFVLQVYRDFLLTGGTDYEFLKDCWPAMVETLDYLKTFDLDQDSIPENSGAPDQTFDDWRLQGISAYCGGLWLAALEAMIAMGKALEKETVTPSPKSVLPTYQAWLETAKPLYHKTLWNGQYYRLDSESGSDVVMADQLCGQFYARLLELPDIVPTDCTISALKMVYDSCFKKFHNGQFGAANGVRPTGEAVNPQDTHPLEVWTGINFGLAAFFLQMGMKAEALELTEVVVKQIYENGLQFRTPEAITAVGTFRASHYLRAMAIWAIYYQLSELKTSDNT from the coding sequence ATGACCCATTCTAGCCCTATTAACAATATTCCTGAGTCTACTTGGAGTCGTCCCATTGGTTTAGGGTGGGAAAAACCTTATACCGTTCGCTACGCCAGTAATTTAGATGATGGCCCTTGGCACGGAATGCCGTTAGGGGGGTTGGGTGCAGGTTGTATTGGACGGTCTTCACGAGGAGATTTTAACCTCTGGCATTTGGACGGGGGAGAACATATTTTTAGAAATCTTCCCGCTTGTCAATTTAGTGTTTTTGAAGAAATCAACGGTCAAAAAAAAGCTTGTGCTTTATCAACAGAACCCCCAGAAGATGGAAGTTTAGCGGCGTGGAATTGGTATCCTAATCCTACAAATTATCCTGAACAAACGGGAATTTATCATGCGTTATATCCCCGCAGTTGGTTTGTTTATGAAAATGTCTTTTCTGCACAATTAACTTGTGAACAATTTTCTCCGGTTTGGGCTAAAAACTATCAAGAAAGTAGTTATCCCATTGCAATTTTTGAATGGATTGCTCACAACCCAACGGATGAACCGATTACCTTAAGTATTTTATTAACTTGGGAAAATACAATTGGATGGTTTACCAATAGTTTAGCCAGTCCTGAAGTGAAAGTTAGAGACGATGGTAGCCCAGTTTATGAATATCAACCTCGGTGGGGAAATAGTGACGGAAGTGTTAATCGATTAGTTGAAGATTTTCATCGCATTGGCTGTTTAATGACTCGTCTCAGCACTAATGAAGAAGTGCGAGAAGGGGAAGGACAAATGGCAATTGCCACCATTATAAACCCTGCGGTTGAAGTGTATTATCAAACCCGTTGGAACCCCACAGGAAGCGGAGAAGACATTTGGCACTGTTTTGCCGAAGATGGCACATTATTAGATCAAGAAAGTGAACATCCGGCTAAAGAAGGAGAGCGAATTGCCGTTGCTTTAGCGGTTAAATTTACAATTCGACCCGGAAAAACACGCAAAATTCCGTTTTATTTAGCCTGGGATTTACCCATTACTGAATTTGCATCAGGAATTAATTATTATCGTCGTTATACTGATTTTTTTGGTCGAAATGGTCACAATGCTTGGTCAATGATTCGCACGGCGATGAAGCATTCTGATACTTGGCGAGAACAGATTGAACTGTGGCAAAACCCAATTTTACAGCGTCAAGATTTACCCAATTGGTTTAAAATGGCACTCTTTAATGAGCTATATTTACTAACGGATGGAGGTGCGCTTTGGACTGCTGCTGATGAACGTGATCCTGTCGGTCAATTTGCAGTTTTAGAATGTTTAGATTATCGCTGGTATGAAAGTTTAGATGTGCGATTATATGGGTCATTTTCTTTATTAATGTTATGGCCGGAGTTAGAAAAATCGATATTAATTGCCTATTCCCGTGCAATTTCTCAAGGCGATAATACCCCACGAATTATTGGTTATAATCAAGCCTCTGCCATTCGGAAAGCCGTTGGTGCAACCCCCCATGATTTAGGCGCGCCGAACGAACATCCTTGGGAAAAAACCAATTATACCAGTTATCAAGATTGTAACCTTTGGAAGGATTTACCCTGTGATTTTGTGTTGCAAGTTTATCGGGATTTCCTATTAACGGGGGGAACAGATTACGAGTTTTTAAAAGATTGCTGGCCAGCGATGGTTGAAACCCTGGATTATCTAAAAACCTTTGATTTAGATCAAGATTCAATTCCCGAAAATAGTGGCGCACCGGATCAAACTTTTGATGATTGGAGATTACAGGGAATTAGTGCCTATTGTGGGGGGTTATGGTTAGCAGCATTAGAAGCGATGATTGCCATGGGGAAAGCACTAGAAAAGGAAACCGTTACCCCGTCTCCTAAAAGCGTTCTTCCGACCTATCAAGCTTGGTTAGAAACGGCTAAACCTTTGTATCACAAAACCCTTTGGAATGGTCAATATTATCGTTTGGATAGTGAGAGTGGTTCTGATGTGGTCATGGCTGATCAATTGTGTGGTCAATTTTATGCTAGATTATTAGAATTACCGGATATTGTTCCTACTGATTGTACAATTTCGGCTTTAAAAATGGTTTATGATTCCTGTTTTAAAAAGTTTCATAATGGGCAATTTGGTGCCGCCAATGGTGTTAGACCGACGGGAGAAGCAGTTAATCCTCAAGATACTCACCCCTTAGAAGTTTGGACAGGAATTAATTTTGGGTTGGCTGCGTTTTTCTTACAAATGGGAATGAAAGCTGAAGCGTTAGAATTAACGGAAGTTGTGGTTAAACAAATCTATGAAAATGGTTTACAATTTCGCACACCCGAAGCCATTACCGCCGTTGGCACATTTCGCGCCAGTCATTATTTAAGAGCGATGGCAATTTGGGCAATTTATTATCAATTAAGCGAGCTAAAAACTTCAGACAATACCTAA
- a CDS encoding VanZ family protein, translating to MKPSQKPWQIAFLLYFLLLLLIVITANGGNLPYDLLGKIPHYDVYGHFILYGIASFLTHLALGGKKIVINKIFIPLGPFLFTLITIAEEISQIYLPNRTFSIIDLSASLIGIILFYYLAELWIFYHKTRLRK from the coding sequence ATGAAACCGTCTCAAAAACCTTGGCAAATTGCTTTTCTTCTCTATTTTCTGTTGTTATTGTTAATTGTAATTACAGCCAATGGGGGAAATTTACCTTATGATTTATTAGGGAAAATCCCTCATTATGATGTTTATGGACATTTTATTTTATATGGAATTGCATCGTTTTTAACTCATTTAGCCTTGGGAGGAAAAAAGATTGTAATTAATAAGATTTTTATTCCCCTGGGGCCGTTTTTATTTACCCTTATAACTATTGCTGAAGAAATCTCACAAATTTATTTACCCAATCGTACCTTCAGTATTATTGATTTGAGTGCAAGTTTAATCGGGATTATTCTATTTTATTATTTGGCAGAATTATGGATTTTTTATCATAAAACCAGACTGCGGAAATAA